A single region of the Acidobacteriota bacterium genome encodes:
- a CDS encoding alpha/beta hydrolase — translation MNVLIALRPLALCVLASAMLTAQQRAGSAHGTLAPRVGYTPEQIAQMPVSPAARIVYGSDARQFGELRLPRGRGPFPVAVVIHGGCWISHFADLHQTSPLATALTQAGIATWNIEYRKIGDAGGGWPNMYRDVSVATDFLRTLAPRHNLDLKRVIVIGHSAGGHLAMWVAARHKLPADSPLRLEATPLPLRGAVSLDGWPDLHRVIEAGGTSCGEPALEGLIGGRLPDAEKNFRQASVTDLLPLGVKQISLVRGEEVSSHAYEIAAKRAGDPIEVVPLAGVAHMDFVAPPSAAWPAVKKAARSLLK, via the coding sequence ATGAACGTCTTGATCGCACTTCGTCCGCTCGCGCTCTGCGTGCTTGCTTCTGCGATGCTGACCGCGCAACAGCGTGCCGGCTCAGCTCACGGAACCCTGGCACCGAGAGTCGGCTACACCCCAGAGCAGATCGCGCAGATGCCGGTGAGCCCGGCTGCACGCATCGTCTACGGCAGCGATGCGCGGCAGTTTGGCGAATTGCGGCTACCGCGCGGGCGAGGTCCGTTTCCGGTCGCAGTGGTGATCCACGGCGGGTGCTGGATCTCGCACTTTGCCGATCTGCACCAGACCAGTCCGCTGGCCACCGCGCTCACGCAAGCGGGCATCGCGACATGGAACATCGAGTATCGCAAGATAGGTGACGCTGGCGGTGGATGGCCAAACATGTATCGCGACGTCAGCGTCGCCACCGACTTTCTGCGAACGCTGGCTCCCCGACATAACCTGGATCTGAAGCGCGTGATCGTGATCGGCCATTCCGCCGGTGGACACCTGGCCATGTGGGTGGCGGCTCGCCATAAGCTCCCAGCGGATTCTCCCTTGCGCCTCGAAGCTACGCCCCTGCCGCTGCGCGGTGCGGTGAGTCTCGACGGCTGGCCCGACCTGCATCGCGTGATCGAGGCCGGAGGCACTAGCTGTGGCGAGCCCGCGCTCGAAGGATTGATTGGCGGCCGGCTGCCCGACGCGGAAAAGAACTTTCGACAAGCTTCCGTCACCGACCTGTTGCCGCTCGGCGTGAAGCAGATCTCTCTCGTGCGGGGCGAGGAGGTCTCTAGTCACGCTTACGAGATCGCTGCCAAACGTGCGGGCGATCCGATCGAAGTGGTCCCGTTGGCGGGAGTGGCGCACATGGACTTCGTGGCGCCCCCA